From one Neovison vison isolate M4711 chromosome 1, ASM_NN_V1, whole genome shotgun sequence genomic stretch:
- the LOC122907163 gene encoding metallothionein-1-like — MDPNCSCSTGGSCTCAGSCKCKECKCVSCKKSCCSCCPAGSAKCAQGCICKEASDKCSCCA; from the coding sequence ATGGACCCCAACTGCTCTTGCTCCACCGGCGGTTCCTGCACATGCGCCGGCTCCTGCAAATGCAAGGAGTGCAAATGCGTTTCTTGCAAGaagagctgctgctcctgctgccctGCGGGCTCTGCCAAGTGTGCCCAGGGCTGCATCTGCAAGGAGGCGTCGGACAAGTGCAGCTGCTGTGCCTGA